AATTAGTTTTAATATTAACTTTAATCTCATCATTATCAAATTTAGTATCGATAATAAGCCCATCATCTACATCGTCGACTTTTAAGCTGTTTACAATTTCCTTTTTTGAATTGTAAGTCATTTCAAAATCTATTTTCATAAAAATCATTCTTTTAAATTTTTAAAATCGAGCCCTCTTTTTTTAAGCTCTTCGTATATTTCATCAGAAACTTCCGGACACTTTAACGCTTCTTCAGCCTCTTCACGAGTCATAAGGTCGTACCTAATCATTGCAGAAATTCTATCATATTCAAAACTAAATCCATGCTTTTTCTTAAATTCTACAAGTGCTGGAGCAAGTACCAGACAGTTTGTCGTGTATCCACCGAGATCGGGTTTTTCCCAAGGAATTTCTTTTAATATATTGTATCTATCTTCTTCTGTTAACTTGTATGCAACAAGGAGCCTTAACATATTTATTCCTTTTTTCATCTCCCGTATTGCAGTTGTACCAAATGGAAGTTCGTGTCCCGTCACAATTGTGTCGATATTCGTCTGCCTTGCAAACTGCCATATTTCGTGCATGTTCATGTCAGAACATACCCTGCATGGAGATTCGCCTTTGGAAATAGTTTCTTTAAAGAATTTCGTAAAATCCTTGTTTATTACAAGCCAGTCTACTCCAAAATGCTTTGCAACGTTTTTACAGTTTGTAAGTGCTTCTTCTGCTAAATAGCCGTTATCAACAGTTACACATAATGGCCGGATTCTAAGCTCTTTTACGAGCAAATACAACGCAACAACACTATCTTTTCCGCCGGAAAAACCAAGAATACAGTTATATTTGTTATTCCTAATTCTGAGTTCGTCTAAATATTCCATTACTTCGTTTCTCATTTCTTCGAAGTTTCTTGGAAATTTTAGGGCGTTTAAGCATTCAATACAGATGTTTTTTCCTTCGTGTTTGAACATCGGGCGTGTTTTGCTGTTGTGGAGGCAAATTTCGCAGTCTACCGTGTTTTTTCCTTTAATTTTTTCCATGATCTTCAACCAATACTAACTACTTGATTAAATTACTTAAATACATAACTCCAATAAAAATGAAGTTCACAAAAATTCGTTCTAAATTTAGAGCTTGATTTTCTTTTTTAAATTATATGTCCATTATTGCAATAATAACATATACTGCTTTTAAAAAAAGTTTAATATTGTCTAAAAAGCATACTTAATCCTAAAGGGGTGGAAAATGGATATTCAAATGATTGCCATTATTGCCGTACTTGCGATTGGAGTTGGGTTTTTAAAAGGGGCGAAAATTAAATTATAAAAAATATAATGACACTTCTTTTTTAAATTTTAAAGAAATCCCGCCAAATCTAATTATTTCAAATTTTAAAAAGAATATCTTTAATTTTTAAGTCTATTTTATAATTTCAACCAGTTTTAGAAAAATACTTTAATATAAAACGTGCAATATTATATACGTTTAAATAGTATTTTAAAAAAAGCCTAAAAATCTGTGCA
This DNA window, taken from Methanococcus maripaludis, encodes the following:
- a CDS encoding phosphoadenosine phosphosulfate reductase family protein — protein: MEKIKGKNTVDCEICLHNSKTRPMFKHEGKNICIECLNALKFPRNFEEMRNEVMEYLDELRIRNNKYNCILGFSGGKDSVVALYLLVKELRIRPLCVTVDNGYLAEEALTNCKNVAKHFGVDWLVINKDFTKFFKETISKGESPCRVCSDMNMHEIWQFARQTNIDTIVTGHELPFGTTAIREMKKGINMLRLLVAYKLTEEDRYNILKEIPWEKPDLGGYTTNCLVLAPALVEFKKKHGFSFEYDRISAMIRYDLMTREEAEEALKCPEVSDEIYEELKKRGLDFKNLKE
- a CDS encoding KEOPS complex subunit Pcc1, translated to MIFMKIDFEMTYNSKKEIVNSLKVDDVDDGLIIDTKFDNDEIKVNIKTNSVGSLKNILDDFFVNYELAENIVNLKK